One Methanocella sp. genomic region harbors:
- a CDS encoding thioredoxin family protein: MKSRALILIMLAALMTGCVSGGQNGSAGSDGALAGIDAALDSGPVFVDFGAPWCTWCTQEEPIIEELKAEYPGVTFIGVNIDENGTLADAFYVDGIPQMDVVVKKNSDGSYLYADVSGSTTANRRASAIIGYHEKADLEKALDAAVKARG; the protein is encoded by the coding sequence ATGAAGTCGCGCGCGCTTATCCTTATTATGCTCGCCGCCCTGATGACGGGCTGTGTTTCGGGCGGCCAGAACGGCAGCGCGGGCTCCGACGGTGCCCTGGCCGGCATCGACGCCGCCCTGGACAGCGGCCCAGTCTTCGTCGATTTCGGGGCGCCCTGGTGCACCTGGTGCACCCAGGAGGAGCCCATCATCGAAGAGCTTAAGGCCGAATACCCCGGCGTCACGTTCATTGGCGTGAACATAGACGAGAACGGCACGCTCGCAGACGCCTTCTACGTGGACGGCATACCCCAGATGGACGTCGTCGTGAAGAAAAATTCCGACGGGAGCTACCTGTATGCGGACGTGAGCGGTTCGACGACCGCTAACAGAAGGGCGTCGGCCATCATCGGGTACCACGAGAAGGCCGACCTGGAAAAGGCGCTCGACGCGGCCGTAAAGGCGAGGGGATGA